The region AACTGCCGCTTCAGCGCGAGCGCCTCGCGGTGTTGCTCGAGCGCGGCGCCGTACTCCCCCTTGACCCACGCGAGCTGCCCGAGGTCGTCGAGCACCGCGGCCACCCCGCGCTGATCCCCTGCCAGTCGAAAGAGTCGCAGCGCGAGCTGCAGGTGCTGGGACGCCTCCGCGTATTGCCCGAGCGTGCGGTGGACGCGCCCGATGCGCCGGTGCGCCGCCCCGCCCTTGGCCTTCTGGTCGAGCAGCCAGCTCATGCGCCACATCTGCTGGAAGTGCTCGAGCGCCTCGGGGTGGCGGCCCACGAGCGTGCAGACGTCGCCCAGGTTGTGGAGCGCCTCGATGCGAGCGAGGACCTCGTCCGGATCCAGGAGCGCGAGCCCCCGCTCGTAGAACCGGATCGCCTGCTCTCCCGCGTAGCGAGAGCGCGCCTTGTCGCCCGCGTGCACGTAGCAGTACGCGGCCCGGCGGCGATTCCCGCCCTTCTCGTAGTGGTCGGCCAGATACTCGAGCTGCGCCTCGCTCCGGTCGGGAAGTCGCGTCTCCAGCCACTGCGCGGCAAAGAGGTGGTAGTGGCGCCGCGCCTCCGGGGTCACCATGCGGCCGATCAGCTCGCGCTCCATGTTGTGCTTGAACGCGTACTCCACCTCGCCCGGGATCGACGAATCGGGAAGCTTGAGGAGGTAGTCCCGCTCGACCAGCCCGTCGAGGATCTCGGTGATCGTCTGCTGCAGCACGTCCGCGACCCAGAGGTCCCCGCGGCCCGAGAGCGCGTGCTCCGAACGCGCGAAGCAGAGGAGCGCTCCGAGCCAGAAGACCCCCCCGAGGGTCGTGGCCTTCTCCAGCACGTCGCGTTCCGCCGCCTGCAACACGGCGATGCGCGCGTGGACCGCCTCCTCGACCGACATCGGGAGCTCGACCTCTTCTAGCCGCTCGAGGTCCACCGTCGGCTGCTCCCCCTCGACGCGCAGGATCCCGTCGGCGAGGAGCGTCCGCACCAGCTCCTCGACGAAGGCCGGGTTGCCGCCCGTCAGCTCGATCGCCGCCTGCGAGAGCTCCTCGGGAAGCTGCCCCACCTCCGGGAGTAAGGACCGCAGCAGCTGCACCGTCTCCTCGTCACTCAGCGACGAGAGGTCGAGGCGCGTGTGGTCGCCCTCGAGGCGCAGGAAGTCGGGGTGCCGCACGAAGAGCTCGGGACGGCAGCAGGCCACGAGTACCACCGGCGCCCCCCCGAGCGTCTCGGCCAGGGCGCGCACGTCCCCGAGCGACCCCTCGTCCGCCAGGTGGAGCTCGTCGAACATCACGACGAGAGGCGAGCGGTGCGCGTCCAGCTCGAGGAACCGGCGCAGCATGGTGCGGCCGATGGCCTCGTAGTGCACGGGGGCGTCCTCCATGGCGCGCAAGAAAGGTGTCTCTCGCACCGTGACGCCGAGAGGCCCCCCGAGGAAGTGCAGGAACTCCGCGAGTCGCCGGTCCTCGAGCACCTCCTCGAGCTGCGCGCGCACGGTTTGTTCCACGTCCGTCGCCCCGTGGACGCCGAAGCGCTGCGCCAGCAGGCGGGTCACCAGCGCATGCGGCGCGTCCCCGTCGTGCGACACCACGCTGAGGCAGCGCACCGGGATGGCGCCATCGGCCAGCCGGGTGGCCCATTCGGACAGAAGCCGCGTCTTGCCGACACCCTGCGTGCCCACGAGGACGACCGACTGGGGCGTCTGGTACTGCACCGCGCGCTCCAGCAGCAGGTCGAGCTCGCGGAGCTCTCGTTCCCGCCCGGTCAGGGGGGCGTGGTCGAACGTGCCGGTCCGCAAGGGCGCGACTTGGTGCATGGGCTCGTGGAATCGGTTAGAAGACGAGAACTACGGCAGGGAGAGTAGCGCGCGGGCGAACGGAAGGCTAGCGGGGGAAGGCTAGCGGCGGCGACGGCGACGCGACACGAGGAGCCCCACGAGAGCGAGGCCTACGAGGATGGCGTACGGCGCGTCGGAGGTCTCCACGTACGAGACGCGGCAGCATCCGCCGCTGCCTCCCGTGGTGCCACCGTCCCCGCCCACGCTCCCGTCCACTCCGATCGGGAGGCCGCTGTCCCCCGTGCCGCCACCGCTGTCGCGGACCGTCCCGCCGTCACCCACGGGGGGCACGTTCCCGTCTCCTCCAACCCCGCCGTCTTTCTTGACCGGCACGCCGCTGTCCCCGATGGCCGGACCGTTCGGGTCGCACGCCTTGGGCTGGGCCGGCTGCGTGCAACCGGCCTGCGCCTTGTCGAAATAGATGTACGTGGCCCCGTCCGTCTGCTCCTGCGTCAGGGTGCGCTGCTCCACGCCCACCTGGATGTTCACCTGGCCCGTCTTCTGATCGGCGCCGACGAAGTATCCGACAGCTCCCGGGATCATCTGAATCATGGCCGAGCGAATGTCGATCTGGTTCTTCTTGCCGTCGGGGCTACCGATGACCCACTCGTACGCGCTGGTCGGGCTGGCGTTGAGACCGATCTGGGCCTCCTCGATCTCCCCCGACGCCACGTCCTTCCACTTCATGTTGTACTGGTAGATGCTGCTCCCGCCGGGCCAGGTGCTCGGGCTCTCCGCGTTCGTCCCGAAGTACACCACGATGGCCCCTTTGACCTGCGTGATCAGCGTGGTCTGGACCCCTTCGAGCTTGAACTTGAGGTTCGTGCACTTCAGCTCGTAGGCCTTGAAGGCCGCCATCACCTCGTCGGTGACCTTGGCGCGGTCGGCGGGCATCTTGCCGCCCGTCTTGGGGTAGTAGATCCAGACCTTGATCGGTTGCGCCGTCGGCCAGTGCGTCGCCACGCCCTTCCCCGGGTTCTTCTCGTCCGAGGTCCAGTAGCACATCGCGCCCCAGGCGGCCCGCCCTCCGAGGAGGGTCGCGAGCACCGCCGCCGTCAAGACTCCTAGTCTCTTATGCATTACGTATCTCCTGCCTATGAGTGGATAGAGGGTAGCACTCGGGAATTGCGGCTCGCAATTCCGCGCACGGACCATTACCGGCGTCGCCGCCGCCCCCGCGAAAGGAGCAGCCCCGCAACCCCCAGCAGCAGGCCCGCGCCGAGCGGCCACGCACCCGCGCGGTCACCCACCTCGCAGCCACATCCCCCGCCGCCGTCGCCCGCACCGCCGGTCCCCCCGCCGTCACCGAGGGGGATGACCGTCCCGTCGGTCGCCGCCGGCGGAGCACCGTCGTAGGGCCCTCCGCCGCCCGCCTCGGTCCTGGGTCCGACCCCACCGTCCCGGCCCCCGCCGCCCCCGTCGCGCACGCCGGTCCCGCCACCGTCCGTCTTCGGCGCGACTCCGCCGTCCCCCGGAGGCGGTGGGGTCCCCCCCGGGCAGTTCCCCGCCGGTGCCGGAGGCGCGGCGCACCCCGCATCCTTGTAGAGATAGAGTACGGCGTTGATGTCGTCCTGACTCAGCTTGCGCTTCGAGGTGTCGCCGAACTTGAGCCCCGGGAACATCACGGACCCGGGCGTCGTGGACTCGCCGAAGCCCAGGACCTGTCCGATGAGCGCGGTGACCTCGTTTTGCACGTCCAGTGCCGTGGCGCTTCCGTCCGTGGCCCACTTGTACTGGCTGTTGAAGCCGTTGAGCGCAATCGACCCCCGCACCAGCCCGCCGAAGTTGTCGTGTCCGAGAAACGTGAACGCCGCGTACTTGGGGTCGGTCGGATAGCCCGTCGCGGAGGGGTACCAGAAGACGTAGATGGCGTACTCGTTGTGTTCGAAGGGCGTAGAGCCCTGGGGGAAGGTCCCCGATTTGGAGAACTTCAAGGCCGAGCAGGGCACCGAGCCCCAGGTCTGGAAGGCCGCGTCGATGGCGGCCAGGATCTTGGGGTCGGTCACAGCGTCGGAGATCTTGTAGGGCACGACCTTCTTCCAGGCCGCCTGCTTCGTGTAGCCCTGGAAGCTTCGAATGCAGTACGCGTTCGCCGACGGAAGGCGGGCAACTGCGATGAGCGAGCAGACAACCAGCGCGCCCCATGGCCGCATGCTGATCCTCCCTGGGGTGGAGAAGCGGTCGGCCCCGCAGAGGAGGCCGACCGCTCGTGGGTTACCTAGAAGTAGCAGCTGAAGTCAGCGGGCACGCACTGGTTCGTGGTCCCACCGCCGACCTTGATGGGCAGGCAGCTGAAGCCCGTCGGGCAGCTATTCCCGGAGCAGGCCGACCCGCAGAAGGTCTCCATCGAGTTCGTGATGATGCAGCGTCCACCGTTCTGACACGCTGGCTTGCGCGGGTCGCAGAAGCTGCAGAGCTGACCCCACTTGCCTGCCGCCTCGAGCTCCTTCTGCTTCGTCGTGCAGAACGGCACGGCCGGCGGGTTCTCCGGCACGATGCAGTCCGGCGACTCGCAGCACACCGGGTTGAAGTAGAAGTGGAAGCAGCCGCACAGGTTGTCGGGTCTCCGCTCGCTCGCGAGCTCCTGGCAGTCGAGCACGCTCTTGCCGTTCACGACGCGCGTGGGCCACGAACCATCCGGCTTGCAGGTGATCTGACCCCAACCGCAGTACTGCAGGCCGTCGCACCACATCTTGCGTCCCGGGACGCACTTCTCGCCCGGCTTCGGATAGGGCCCCGGAGGCGTCGGGGGCTGGTCCACCTGCGAGCACTTGGTACCGCCGAACTCCGTGCCCGACTTGCACGACCAGTACCCGCCGCCCGGCGGCACGTCGTTGGTCCCGATCGGTCGGGTGCAGATCCACGAGTCAGGAGAGTTCGCCACCTGCTTGCACGTCCAGCCTCCACCTCCCGGCGGCGGGCTGCCCGCGGGCAGGTCGCCCACACAGACCTTGACCTTCTTGCCCCCCTCGGTTCCCTCGTGGCAGCGCCACGTCCCGCCGCCCGGCGGCAGACCACCGTTGTCGTCCTGCTTGGTGCAGACCTTCTTGCCCTCGGCGTTGGTCTCGCACTTCCACACGCCGCCGCCCGGAGGAGGCGTCGTGCCGGGAGGAGTCGTCGTGGTCGGGGGCGGCTCCTTGCGCTCGCAGGTCAGCTGCGCCGCGCCAGCCACGCAGATCCACTTGCCCGCGCCGTCCGGCTTGTTCGCCGGGTTCGGCGGGTAGTCGTAGGTGCACTCCCAGCCCTTCTCGGAGTCCGGCTTGCAGGTCCAGCCGCCGCCACCCGGGGGCGGATTGCCCGAGGTGTCGCCGCTGCCCTTGCACTTGTAGCTGAACTCGTTCCAGGTGCACTTCCAGTCCCCGCCGCCGCCCGGAGGTACCGGCGTGTGCTGGGTGCACTTGCTCTGGTTGAGGTCGCAGTTCCAGAGGTTCTTGCAGCTGCAGATCACCCCGCGGTCCGGACTGCCCGTGCACTTCAGCTCGGAGGCCGGGCAGCACTTGAGCGGATCCGTGCACGGCGCAAACGGATCCGAGTCCGGATTTGGCGGTGGCTCCGTAAACGGCGGAGCTTCGCCCGCACAGCTTGCCAGCGCGAGAGCGAAGAATGCCGCTCCTGCCAGAGACTTCGTGAGGTGCCAGCCGCGTGACATGGTGGTCTCCTTCAAGGTTCCGTGCCTTCTAAGGGCAAGATAGGTGCCATGCGGCGCCCCCGTCGGGCGCGACTCACGCGCCCACAAGGCACTGCAATGGTGAGACTTTGTGGCGCGTCGGGATCCCTCGACCTGCGACTCGAGCCCCACCATGGGGCTCTGCCACCCCAGGTGCGTGGACAGGTTGCGACGCTCGAGCGGAAAGGCACCCGTGGGAGATCTCCCTCTGACTCAGACGACGATGTTGTGCTTCTTGAGCAGCTTGTGGAGGTACTTGCGGTCCATGTCGGCTTCGCGAGCCGCGCGCGAGATGTTTCCCTCCGACCGCCGCAGGAGCCAGTCCAGGTAGCGCCGCTCGAACGCGTCGCTCCACCGCTCCTTATTGTCGCGGTACGAGGCCTTCGGGTCGAACTCCGGCTCGAGTCCGCGGCCTCCGGCTGGAGCCGGCCGCCCCGCCCCGAGCCCCATCACGCTGATGAACTTCATCGCGTCATCGCCGGCCTGCCGAGACAGGTAGAGGCCCCTCTCGAGCACGTTCCGCAGCTCCCGCACGTTGCCCGGCCAATCGTGGGCCGTGAGGATCGCCATCGCCTCGTCGGGGAGCTCCTCGTCGGCGAACCCCAGCTTCGCCGCGAAGTCCTTCACGAGGAGTGGGACGTCCTCTCGTCGCTCCCGGAGCGCGGGGACGTACACGGGCACCACCGAGAGCCGGAAGTAGAGGTCCTCCCGGAACTTCCCCTTCTCCACCTCCGACCGGAGGTCCTGCTTCGTCGCCGCGACCACCCGGATGTCCACCCGGATCGTCCGATTGCCTCCCACGCGGCGGATCTCCCGCTGCTCGAGCACGCGCAGGAGTTTCGGCTGCAGGTCCAAGCTCAGCTCGCCGAGCTCGTCGAGGAAGATGGTTCCACCGTCGGCGAGCTCGAACGCCCCCTGGCGCGTCGCGGTAGCCCCGGTGTACGCCCCCTTCTCGTGGCCGAAGAGTTCCGACTCGATGAGGTTGCTCGCGACGGCGCCGCAGTCCACCACCACGAAAGGGCCCTCGCGGCGCCGACTCAGCGTGTGGACCGTTCGGGCCACCAGATCCTTGCCGGTCCCCGTCTCCCCCTCGATGAGCACGGTGGCCTCGGTAGGGGCGACGCGCTCCAGCAGCCCGAAGATCTCGCGCATCGCCAGGCTGCGCCCGACCATCGCCCCCAGGCGCTCGTGCTCGCTCGGCAGGATCTCGATGCGCTCTTCGAAGGGCTGGAACTTGACCTGCACCGTCCCGACGGTGACGACCGAGCCCGCGCGAACATACGCTTCGCGCACCTCGGCCCCATCGAGAAACGTGCCGTTCGTGGATTGCAGGTCCCGCAGCAGATAGCCGCGCGCATCGCGCAGGATCTCGCAGTGGACGCGGGAGACGGTGTCTTCGGGGAGCACGAGGTCGTTGCTCTCGTGCTTGCCGATGCGGATTACGTCACCCGCGATGACGTACTCTCGGCCTCGCTCGGCGCCTTTGAGGACGACGAGCTTGCACTGGCGAAGGTGAATCGCGCGGTCTCCGCCATGGGCCTGCCGCGTCTTGGCTGTGTCTCGCTGCTCCAAGCCTGATAAGCTGTTGGAAAGGCTTGAACCACACTAACAACCGGCCCTGACGGCGTCAAGCAACGTGGCCTCACCAAGGTTTGCTCGTGCGGCTCTCTCGTGGCGAAGCGCCCGCGGCCTGCGCGCGGCGGCCGTCGTCGGAGGCGTCCTGGCGGCCAGCGCCGGGGCCCGAGCCGACCCCGAGATCCTCGATCGTCCGATCCGGTTCGACGCGGAGCGCATCGAGCTCAGCAAGGACTACCTCCGGCAGCACTACGGCCTCCAGGTCGAAGACCTGCGCATCGTCCCCAAGGCCGTGGTGATTCACTGGACCGGCACCGCCCGCCTGGAGCCGGTCTGGCGCGGCTTCAACCGCGTGCGACTGCGCGCCGCCCGACGCTACCTGGTGCGGGGCGGACACCTCAACGTCTCGGCGCATTTCCTCGTGGACCGGGACGGAACGATCTACCGCCTGATGCCCGAGACCTGGATGGCGCGGCACTGCATCGGGCTGAACTACGACGCTATCGGCATCGAGAACGTGGGCGGCGTCCCCGGAGCCCCGCTCACCCGCGAGCAGCTCGACGCGAACGCCGCCTTGCTTGCGCAGCTCGTGCGGCGGCACCCCATCCGCTACCTCCTCGGGCACTTCGAGTGGCGTCGTTTCGAGGGCGCCCCGTTCTTCCGGGAGCGGGATCCCACCTACCGCAACGCGAAGGCCGACCCCGGCCCGGAGTTCATGCGCCAGCTCCGGCGGCAGGTCGCGCACCTCGGTCTTCGGGGTCGGTACGCTCCGACGGACGACAGCGCACCCGTGGCGCGCTGATCGGGCCCGACAGGCGTCGATGTGTGCAGGTCGCCGCGCAATGCGTCGCGGCGGCTCGCGGCAACGGCGCACGGCCGCCTCGCGTGCGACGAGCTGACCGGGAGGCCAGCCCTAGACGCAGAAATCCACGATCACCACTCCCCGCTCCTCGGTCTCCTCCTTCGTCGCCTCCGCCTCACTGTCCGGGGGTGGCATCAATGGAATGTCGAGCACAGGGCGCTCCTCGCGCCACTGACGCTCCTCGCGTCGCCTGATTTCTTCGATGATCCACGGATCGAGCATCGGATCACCTCTCAGCCCTTGTTCCAGGGTTTAGCAAACTCCACGCCACACGCCACCCGCCCTCGGCCTCGCTCGCGTAACGCGCGGAACATGCACGCTACGCGGCGATCAGTGCGCTTCTCCACCCGCCCCTCACCCTGCCGAGCTTCGCGCCTCGCACGTCACTTTCTCGAGGCGGGCCCGGCCAATACGCCCCTGTCAGAACCAATCCTCCAGCAGTTCTCGACAGCTCTGCGTCACAGGATCCCACGCAATCTTTTCACAGCGAGTGACAACTTCTGTCACCCGAACAAACGCGGATCCCATATCCCCTACTACGTCCGCCGTCGGGCTGGGTTTAGGTGCGGCGAACGAGCCGTCCTCGGCCGACCCCACGGGGTGGGGCCCCGAGTCCCGGCCCACGCTGGGAAAGGAGCTGAAGGGCCCGGCGCCGGTCAGTCCGGATCCTCGATCTTCCAGAGGCTGTCCTCGCGCACGAAGCGCACCTCGTACTTGTCGCCATAGGGCATGGTGGCGATGTCCCCCGTCTCGCGGATCGGGGCGTTCAGGTTCGCCCGCAACGTCTTCAACATGCGGTCCACCTCCTCCCGCTTCTCTCCCTCCCACTGCTTGCGAAGCTTCTCGACCGTCATGCTCTCGGCCCACTTGGCGGGCACGAAGCGAAGCACGATCTCGTAGCGGCGCCGCTCCATCGCGCGCACGAAGGATCTCAGCGCCTCGGCCGGTGTGCGCTGGCTGTAGAAATCCAGGGGATCCGAGGCCAGCTTCCAGTGACCGTCCTCCACGACCATCAGGAAGGCGTCGCCTTCCCCGTACTCGAAGCGCGCCTCCACCCGGGCCTGCTCGGGCACCTCCTGAAGCTGCCGGACGCTCATGCGCACCTCGTCCGGGTTCTCGCGCAGCATCCGCAAGAACTCCTTCCGATCGTAGCGCTGCCGGAACGAGAGGGACATCAGCTCGTAGGCCGCGTCGTAGTTCCCGGCCGAGAGGGCCTTGGCGTAGGCCACCAGAACCTGTTCCGGCCTCAACGTGGACGTGGCGCGAGAGGGGCAACCTGCGAGGGCCGTAAGCCCCCCGAGGAGGCCGAGCACTGCGATCCGTCGCGTTCTCATCGCGCCTTCACTCCCGCTTCAGAACGTAGACCTGCCGGCCTCGCGGGGCCTCGCCACGGGGCTGTACCCGCACCACCAGAGACGTGCCGCTTGCCACCTGGCTCGACACTCGCGAGACGCCCTGGCCGTCGGGCGGCCCCGCCACCGCCACCGCGACCCCGTTTCCGTCGAGGAGCTCCAGCTTCGCCGGCTGATCTTTGGGCGCGGTCACGTCCACGGTCACGGGGCCGTCTCCGGCCACCACCCGATAGTGGTCCACATCCTTGCGCGGGTGCAAGAAGCCGCGCATCTCCGTCTGTGCGGAGGGCCAGAGGGTCGCCCGCTCCGGCACGTCGTTCGGCTCCTGCTCCCAGCCGTCGGGAGGCAGCAGTCGGGCCACGATCCGATAGGGGGCGGCGCCCTCCGTCTCGGCCCGGCGCACGGCCCGGAGCTCGACGAGCGCCCGCGGCGGCTGGACCAGAATTCCGCTCAGGGCCTCGGGGTCGCCAAGCTTGCCGTCATCCACGGCGACCACGCGCTGCCCGCCGGCGTCGAGGGCGGCGAGGGCCACATCCAGCTGCGGCGCCGGGTAGACCCAGATCCGGAGCAGCGACGGCTGCGTCACCGGGACGGAGAAGAGGTCCCGGTCCGCGGCGTCCGGAAGATTTCCAACCACCGGCTGCCCCGGGACCAGCGCTCCCGCCGAGGCCGGTCGATCGTTGGGCTCGCTCTCGGTCGGCACAGCCGGCACCGTGGTCGCCACGCGCAGCGTGTAGCGCCCCTCGACGCTGTAGCCCTGGCGTGCGCGCACGACCACCAACAGGCGCTCCGTTCCCGCAGGGAGACCCAGATTCGGCAGCGCGACGCCCTCCCCCACCCCGCCGGAGCGTTCTTGCACGACCGTTCCATCCCCGCGGCGCACCGCCAGGTGGAGCCGCACCCCGTCGAGGCCGCTCAGCTCGACACTCAGCCGGGCGGCGGGGCCCACGTCCCGAAGCGGCGTCTCGTACCAGTCCGCGTCGCCTCGCCACCCGAGGTGCCCGATGGCCTCCTCCCCGACGAGCAGCGGGGACGCCTCGGCAGACCGACCGTTCGGCTCGCGCTCCTCTCCCTCTTCCCGCGCGCGAACGGCCCAGCTCAGGCGGTAGCTCGCGCCCTGGCCTGGTCCGCCATCGCCGGGCTGCCCCTGCGCCGCCCCTCCCTTGGCCCGCACGCGCAGGTAGTAGGTGCCGCCCTCCACCGAGAGGTTGGCCAGCCGCTCGCCCTCTCCCTCGGCGGCGTTGTTCACGCTCACGAGCTTCTTCCCCTTGGCCGAGAAGGCCTCGAGCACCAGGTCGGCGCCGGGGAGCCCGCTCAGCGTGGCCGAGAGCACCTGCCCCTGAGAGCCGACCTCCACCCGATACCAGTCCTCGTCCTCGGTCCCGCCCTGGCGCGCGAGGGTTCCGGCCACCGGCTGATCGGCCGCCACGGCCTGCGCCTGCCGCCGCGAGTCGTTCGGCTCGCGCTCCGCGACCGCTGCCGCGCGCCCCACCTCGCTCGGCTCCACGACGACGACGTTGGCGCCGCGATGCGTGGAAGGCGGCGGCCGTCCGCAGGTGCAGCCGCCGAGAACGGCCAGGGCGAGAAAAGGGATCAGCCGTCGCACGACGCGGATCCTCGACCCCCAGCGCTCGGTCGACAGTACCCCCGCCGTCCACCTCTCTCGAGGAACTGCAGCAGCTCGCGCACCTCCACGGTGAGCTCTACCTCGCCTCGAACCCGGTCGATCCCGTGAGCCAGCGTGTCGACTGACCGCAACATCCGAAACGCGCGCTCCAGCTCCCGACGACGTGCCGCATCCGCCCCCCGACGACGAAGCCCGACGGTGTTCACCCCGTACAGACGCGCTCGGTCTCCGCTCACGAGGGCGTGCGGCAGCACGTCTTGGGACACCATCGATCCTGCGCCGACCATCGCGCCGGCCCCGATCCGCACCAGCTGATGCACGGCTGCCAGACCACCTATCACTGCGTGATGCCCCACCACAACGTGCCCTGCCAGTTGTACGCCGTTCGCGAGCTCGAGTTCGTCCTCGAGCTCGCAATCGTGCGCGACGTGCACGTAGGCCATGAGCAGGCTGCGGTCTCCGAGACGGGTCACGCCCCCCGCGCTACCGGCATGAATCGTCACGAACTCGCGGATGGTGTTG is a window of Deltaproteobacteria bacterium DNA encoding:
- a CDS encoding tetratricopeptide repeat protein is translated as MHQVAPLRTGTFDHAPLTGRERELRELDLLLERAVQYQTPQSVVLVGTQGVGKTRLLSEWATRLADGAIPVRCLSVVSHDGDAPHALVTRLLAQRFGVHGATDVEQTVRAQLEEVLEDRRLAEFLHFLGGPLGVTVRETPFLRAMEDAPVHYEAIGRTMLRRFLELDAHRSPLVVMFDELHLADEGSLGDVRALAETLGGAPVVLVACCRPELFVRHPDFLRLEGDHTRLDLSSLSDEETVQLLRSLLPEVGQLPEELSQAAIELTGGNPAFVEELVRTLLADGILRVEGEQPTVDLERLEEVELPMSVEEAVHARIAVLQAAERDVLEKATTLGGVFWLGALLCFARSEHALSGRGDLWVADVLQQTITEILDGLVERDYLLKLPDSSIPGEVEYAFKHNMERELIGRMVTPEARRHYHLFAAQWLETRLPDRSEAQLEYLADHYEKGGNRRRAAYCYVHAGDKARSRYAGEQAIRFYERGLALLDPDEVLARIEALHNLGDVCTLVGRHPEALEHFQQMWRMSWLLDQKAKGGAAHRRIGRVHRTLGQYAEASQHLQLALRLFRLAGDQRGVAAVLDDLGQLAWVKGEYGAALEQHREALALKRQFGDPRAIAVSLHCIGRVHRDSGAFADAMACLTEALEVRRAVGDRLGVVDSLTNLGTTHRAQSDYTRAVELWREALEQARAIADRAGEADLLLLLGEAMLALGKLDEAQEHLTQASALAGLLGDGRLKADCGRTWAEVRLALGDLVGAEEEASRALALSEEQGLRPQMGAALRTLAEVAAGRGADANARSAAAGLFDRAVVLFTELGHLAELGRTFAGLADFHDRCGNWKEADQYRSRADEIFGRLQGRDGLRS
- a CDS encoding matrixin family metalloprotease, whose protein sequence is MRPWGALVVCSLIAVARLPSANAYCIRSFQGYTKQAAWKKVVPYKISDAVTDPKILAAIDAAFQTWGSVPCSALKFSKSGTFPQGSTPFEHNEYAIYVFWYPSATGYPTDPKYAAFTFLGHDNFGGLVRGSIALNGFNSQYKWATDGSATALDVQNEVTALIGQVLGFGESTTPGSVMFPGLKFGDTSKRKLSQDDINAVLYLYKDAGCAAPPAPAGNCPGGTPPPPGDGGVAPKTDGGGTGVRDGGGGGRDGGVGPRTEAGGGGPYDGAPPAATDGTVIPLGDGGGTGGAGDGGGGCGCEVGDRAGAWPLGAGLLLGVAGLLLSRGRRRRR
- a CDS encoding sigma 54-interacting transcriptional regulator, which encodes MEQRDTAKTRQAHGGDRAIHLRQCKLVVLKGAERGREYVIAGDVIRIGKHESNDLVLPEDTVSRVHCEILRDARGYLLRDLQSTNGTFLDGAEVREAYVRAGSVVTVGTVQVKFQPFEERIEILPSEHERLGAMVGRSLAMREIFGLLERVAPTEATVLIEGETGTGKDLVARTVHTLSRRREGPFVVVDCGAVASNLIESELFGHEKGAYTGATATRQGAFELADGGTIFLDELGELSLDLQPKLLRVLEQREIRRVGGNRTIRVDIRVVAATKQDLRSEVEKGKFREDLYFRLSVVPVYVPALRERREDVPLLVKDFAAKLGFADEELPDEAMAILTAHDWPGNVRELRNVLERGLYLSRQAGDDAMKFISVMGLGAGRPAPAGGRGLEPEFDPKASYRDNKERWSDAFERRYLDWLLRRSEGNISRAAREADMDRKYLHKLLKKHNIVV
- a CDS encoding N-acetylmuramoyl-L-alanine amidase produces the protein MRAAAVVGGVLAASAGARADPEILDRPIRFDAERIELSKDYLRQHYGLQVEDLRIVPKAVVIHWTGTARLEPVWRGFNRVRLRAARRYLVRGGHLNVSAHFLVDRDGTIYRLMPETWMARHCIGLNYDAIGIENVGGVPGAPLTREQLDANAALLAQLVRRHPIRYLLGHFEWRRFEGAPFFRERDPTYRNAKADPGPEFMRQLRRQVAHLGLRGRYAPTDDSAPVAR
- a CDS encoding PPC domain-containing protein, yielding MRRLIPFLALAVLGGCTCGRPPPSTHRGANVVVVEPSEVGRAAAVAEREPNDSRRQAQAVAADQPVAGTLARQGGTEDEDWYRVEVGSQGQVLSATLSGLPGADLVLEAFSAKGKKLVSVNNAAEGEGERLANLSVEGGTYYLRVRAKGGAAQGQPGDGGPGQGASYRLSWAVRAREEGEEREPNGRSAEASPLLVGEEAIGHLGWRGDADWYETPLRDVGPAARLSVELSGLDGVRLHLAVRRGDGTVVQERSGGVGEGVALPNLGLPAGTERLLVVVRARQGYSVEGRYTLRVATTVPAVPTESEPNDRPASAGALVPGQPVVGNLPDAADRDLFSVPVTQPSLLRIWVYPAPQLDVALAALDAGGQRVVAVDDGKLGDPEALSGILVQPPRALVELRAVRRAETEGAAPYRIVARLLPPDGWEQEPNDVPERATLWPSAQTEMRGFLHPRKDVDHYRVVAGDGPVTVDVTAPKDQPAKLELLDGNGVAVAVAGPPDGQGVSRVSSQVASGTSLVVRVQPRGEAPRGRQVYVLKRE
- the lpxA gene encoding acyl-ACP--UDP-N-acetylglucosamine O-acyltransferase, with amino-acid sequence MTGQEGRPAGAGVAVHPSAHVSPDARLLGPGTEIGPGAVVGKDVVVGPGTQVGPYAILEGLTVIGRDNRIGPHAVVGAPAQVRRGAEGGRLVVGDGNTIREFVTIHAGSAGGVTRLGDRSLLMAYVHVAHDCELEDELELANGVQLAGHVVVGHHAVIGGLAAVHQLVRIGAGAMVGAGSMVSQDVLPHALVSGDRARLYGVNTVGLRRRGADAARRRELERAFRMLRSVDTLAHGIDRVRGEVELTVEVRELLQFLERGGRRGYCRPSAGGRGSASCDG